The nucleotide window TAATACCCCTCCAAGCGGGTAATATCCTGCGCCCATTTGCCTAGCCCCTACAACCTCAGGGGCTTTTTTGTCTGGGATGTGAATTGGCGCAGCTTTCGCATAAATGCTTGCCGCATGAGTGCATAAAAATTGCTCCTTTAACTTGCAGCATATTCCTTGATAGTGATTTTTGTTGAGAATCAGCCTATGACCACTGGCCTCTACCAGATAGACGAGTTTAAAGATAACTGCGGTTTTGGTTTGATTGCCCATTTAAAGGGCAAAACCAGCCATCGTCTGCTCAAAACAGCAATCGAAGCCCTGACGTGCATGACCCACCGTGGTGGTATCAATGCAGACGGTAAAACCGGTGACGGTTGTGGTTTGTTAATCCAGAAGCCGGACAGTTTCTTGCGCGCAGTGGCAAAAGAAGCCTGTGGTGCAGAGCTGACCGCGATTTATGGTGTAGGCTCGATTATGCTCAGCCGTGATGCGTCGGTTGCTGAGTCTCAACGCGCAATTTTGTCTGAAGAGTTGGCCAAACAGGGCTTGGTGGTTGCTGGTTGGCGCGAAGTGCCAACCGATCCTGAGTGCTTGGGGCCTATTGCCCTGAAATCGCTGCCAGCCTTCAATCACGTATTTGTGAACAATACTGACCTGCCAATTGAGCAGGTTAATGCCAAATTATTTGTCGCACGCCGCAAAGCGGAAATCCGTTTGGCGGGTGATAAGAGTTTCTATGTTGCGAGTTTGAGCACCAGCATTCTCTCCTATAAAGGGTTGATGATGCCGGTAGATTTGCCGCGCTTCTTCTCTGATCTGGCCGACGAACGCCTGGAAACGGCTATCTGTGTTTTCCACCAGCGTTTCTCTACCAATACCATGCCGGTATGGCCGTTAGCGCAACCGTTCCGTATGTTGGCGCACAATGGTGAGATCAACACTATCGTCGGCAACCGCAACTGGTCGGTTGCGCGTACCCCAAAATTTATCACGCCATTGTTGCCTGAGTTGCAAGAGCTCAAGCCGCTGGTTAACCGTACCGGTTCAGACTCATCCAGCCTCGATAACATGCTGGAAATCCTGTCTTTGGGTGGCATGGAATTGCACCGCGCTATCCGTATGCTGGTTCCGCCTGCATGGCAGAACGTGGAGAATATGGATCCAGACTTGCGTGCGTTCTACGAATACAACTCTATGCACATCGAGCCTTGGGATGGTCCCGCTGGCTTGGTAATTACCGATGGTCGCTACGCGGTTTGTACTCTTGATCGCAATGGTCTGCGTCCATCGCGTTGGGTAATCACCAAAGACGATATGATCACCGTGGCTTCGGAAGTGGGTGTGTACGCCTATGATCCGGCTGACGTGGTGGCTAAAGGCCGTCTTGGCCCAGGCCAGATCATGTCGATCGATACCCTGACTGGTACTTTGCACAACACCCAGGACATCGACAATCAACTCAAGTCGAGCAAGCCCTACAAGCAATGGCTGAAAGAGCGCGCATTGCGCATTGAATCGACCCTGAATACCGATGCCAAAGAAAACGGTTTGGAAGGTATTGAGCTGAAAGCCAACATGAAAATGTTCCAGGTCAGCTTTGAGGAGCGCGACCAGTTGTTGCGCCCATTGGCTGAGGGTGGTCAGGAGGCAGTTGGCTCCATGGGTGATGATACGCCCATGGCCGTGCTTTCCCGTCAGCAGCGTTCGCTGTACGACTATTTCCGCCAGCAGTTTGCGCAGGTAACCAACCCGCCAATCGACCCATTACGTGAAGCGATTGTGATGTCGTTGGAGACGTGCCTCGGTCGTGAGTTATCTGTCTATGAAGAGCACGCAGATCACGCAGATCGCGTCATTCTCAGCTCGCCTGTGCTGTCACCGGAGAAGTTCCGCGGGCTGATGGCGCTGAAGCGCCCGGGTTACGAGCAGCAAAAGTTCTCGCTCTACTACAACCCTGAAACCACCAACCTGAAAACGGCATTGGGCAAACTGTGCGATGACGTAGCCGCTGCAGTGAAGTCTGGCAAGGTGTTGATCGTGTTGAGTGATGCCGGTTTCAGCAAAGGCCAATTACCGATCCATGCCCTGCTGGCAGTGGGTGCTGTGCATCAGCATCTCACTAATGTTGGTTTGCGCTGTGAATCCAACCTGATTGTTGAAACCGCTACTGCGCGCGATCCACATCAGGTAGCGGCGCTGATCGCCTATGGTGCTACCGCTGTTTATCCATACCTCAGCTACCACGTTCTCAACGATTTGATTGAGACTGGCGAGTTGTTGAGCGATGTGGATTCTGCTTACAAGAATTACCGCAAGGGTATCGACAAGGGCTTACTGAAAATCTTGTCGAAAATGGGTATCTCTACCATTACTTCTTATCGTGGCGCACAGTTGTTTGAAGCAATTGGCTTGTCCGAAGAAGTGATCAATACCTGCTTTGAAAGTACCCCAAGCCGTATAGGTGGCGCGCGTTTTGAAGATCTGGAAGCGGATCAGAAAATTATTGCCCAAACCGCATGGTTGGAGCGTAAGCCTATTGTCCAAGGCGGTTTGCTCAAATATGTGCATGGTTCTGAATACCACGCATACAACCCTGATGTAGTGCAAACCCTTCAAAAAGCTGTACAGAGCGGCAACTACGCCTTGTGGCGCAACTATGCCGATATTGTGAACAAGCGTCCGGTCGCTATGCTGCGTGACTTGTTGGCGATTCGCGAAGATGTTTGTACGCCTGTGCCTTTGTCAGAAGTTGAGCCTATCGAAAGTGTGATCAAACGTTTCGATTCAGCAGGTATGTCACTGGGTGCTTTGTCACCCGAAGCGCACGAAGCTTTGGCTGAAGCCATGAACCGTTTGGGCGGTCGTTCCAACTCCGGTGAAGGTGGTGAAGATCCGGCGCGTTACGGCACCATCAAAACCTCCAAGATCAAACAAGTGGCTTCTGGCCGCTTTGGTGTGACACCAGCGTATCTGGTGAATGCCGAAGTGCTGCAAATTAAAGTCGCACAGGGTGCAAAACCCGGTGAAGGTGGCCAGTTGCCCGGTGGTAAAGTGAATGCGTTGATCGCGCGTCTGCGTCACTCGGTTCCCGGTGTGACCCTGATCTCGCCACCACCGCATCATGACATCTACTCAATTGAAGACTTGGCGCAGCTGATTTATGACTTGAAGCAAGTCAACCCTGATGCGTTGGTCTCGGTGAAACTGGTATCTCGCCCAGGCGTAGGTACTATCGCTGCCGGTGTAGCCAAGGCTTATGCGGATTTGATCACCATCTCCGGTTATGACGGCGGTACGGCGGCGAGTCCGTTGACCTCCATCAAATATGCCGGTTCGCCATGGGAGTTGGGTCTGTCCGAGACTCACCAAACCCTGCGTGCCAACGACCTGCGCGATAAAGTTCGCGTACAAACCGATGGTGGTTTGAAAACCGGTCTTGACGTTGTAAAAGCAGCAATGCTCGGTGCGGAAAGCTTCGGCTTTGGTACTGGCCCGATGGTAGCTCTCGGTTGTAAATACCTGCGTATTTGCCATTTGAACAACTGCGCGACCGGTGTTGCTACCCAACAAGATAAACTGCGTCAGGATCATTACATCGGCACCGTTGAAATGGCGATGAACTTCTTTAAGTTTGTGGCCGAGGAAACTCGTGAGTGGATGGCGCGTTTGGGCGTGCGTACTTTAGGTGAATTGGTTGGGCGTGTTGACTTGCTCAAGATCCTGGAAGGTGAAACCACCAAGCAACAGCAGCTGGATTTAAAGCCAATTATCCATACGGATGATTATTTGGCGACCAAGCCACAGCTTTGTGCAGTAAGCAAAAACGAGCCGTTCGATAAAGGCGAAACCGCCGAAGCAATGGTTAAAGTGCTGCTACCGGCTATTGAAGCGAAAACGGGCGGTGAGTTTGAATTCCATATCACCAACTGCGATCGCTCAATTGGCGCTCGCATCAGTGGTGAAATCGCCAAGCGCTACGGCAACCTGGGCATGAACGACAAACCAATCAAACTGAAACTCACCGGTATTGCTGGTCAGAGCTTTGGTGTGTGGAATGCCGGCGGTCTTGAAATGTATCTGGAAGGCGATGCCAACGACTACGTCGGTAAAGGCATGGCGGGTGGTAAGCTGGTGATTCGTCCACCGCGCACATCGGAATTCAAGTCCAACAAAACCAGTATTATGGGTAACACCTGTTTGTATGGTGCGACTGGCGGTAAATTGTTTGCAGCGGGTACTGCAGGTGAGCGTTGTGGTGTGCGTAACTCCGGCGCGCATGTGGTTGTTGAAGGTGCGGGCGATCACTGCTGTGAGTATATGACCGGCGGCGTGGTGACAGTATTGGGTCAAACCGGCGTCAACTTCGGTGCAGGTATGACCGGCGGTTTTGCTTACGTGCTCGATGAAGCGAATGACTTTGTGGATCGCTACAACCATGAGTTGGTTGATATTCACCGTATCAATACCGAAGCAGTTGAGGCGCATCGCCACCATTTGCGTACGGTGATTGAAGAATTTGTGCAAGAGACCGAAAGTGCATGGGGTCAACACTTGCTGGATAACTTCGATGATTACATCGGCAAGTTCTGGTTGGTCAAACCCAAGGCGGCAGCTATCGGCGGCCTGTTAAACAGCTTCCGCAAGCGCGGCGAATAAGGCGAGGGGAATCCATCATGACTCGTTTAAATAATGACTTTCAGTTTCTCGATGTGGGTCGCCAAGATCCCGCCAAGAAAGATATCGAAACCCGCAGACGTAATTTTGTGGAGATCTACCAGCCTTTCGCCAAAGAAGAGGTGGAAGGGCAAGCACACCGTTGCCTTGAGTGTGGTAACCCTTATTGCGAATGGAAATGCCCGGTGCACAACTTCATTCCTAACTGGTTGAAGCTGATTTCCGAAGGCAATATTTTTGAAGCTGCCGAGCTCAGTCACCAAACCAACTCTTTGCCAGAAGTGTGCGGCCGTGTATGCCCGCAAGATCGCTTGTGTGAAGGCGCTTGTACGCTGAATGACGGCTTCGGTGCGGTAACTATCGGTAATGCTGAGAAATACATTACTGACACTGCTTTTGCGATGGGCTGGAAACCGGACATGTCCAAAGTCGTTTGGACTGACAAAAAAGTCGCCATTATTGGCGCTGGCCCAGCGGGTATCGGTTGTGCGGATATTCTGGTGCGTAATGGCGTTAAGCCAGTGGTATTCGATAAGTATCCCGAAATTGGTGGTCTGCTTACGTTCGGCATCCCTGAGTTCAAGTTGGAAAAATCGGTGATGTCACGTCGCCGTGAAATTTTCACCGAAATGGGTGTGGAATTCCGCTTGAGCACTGAAGTGGGTAAAGACATTACTATGGAAGAATTACTGCGCGACTACGATGCAGTATTCATGGGAATGGGTACCTACAATTACATGAAAGGCGGCTTCCCTGGCGAAGACTTGCCTGGTGTGTACGATGCTCTGCCATTCCTGATTTCCAATGTGAATCGCAATCTTGGCTTTGAGAAAGATCCTGCAGATTTCATCAGTGTAAAAGGCAAGCGCGTTGTTGTTCTTGGCGGTGGTGATACCGCGATGGACTGTAACCGTACCTCAATCCGTCAAGGTGCCAGCACGGTAACCTGTGCTTATCGCCGCGATGAAGAAAATATGCCCGGCTCCAAACGCGAAGTGGCCAACGCCAAAGAAGAAGGTGTTCAATTCCTTTACAACCGTCAACCAGTTGAAGTTGTGGGCAACGGTAAAGTTGAAGGTGTGAAAGTGGTCACCACCAAGATGGGCGAGCCAGATGCCAAAGGTCGTCGTAGCCCTGTAGTCATTCCCGGTTCTGAGGAAATTCTGCCTGCGGATGTTGTATTGATCGCTTTCGGTTTCCGCCCTAGCCCGCAGCCTTGGTTTGATACCAACGGTGTGAAAACTAACGACTGGGGCGGTGTAATTGCGCCTGAGCATCAGCAGTTTAAATTCCAGACTACCAACCCGAAAGTGTTCGCGGGCGGTGATATGGTGCGCGGTTCTGATCTGGTGGTCACTGCCATCTGGGAAGGTCGTGAAGCTGCCCAAGGTATCCTGGATTATCTGCAAGTCTAAGTTTCACAAATCCAATCTGGCGCAATAAGTTAGATTTTGGAATGCACTACACTTCATTAGCCCCGCAAATGCGGGGCTAATGCTATCTAGCGTGAGAATTTTTGCTAATGCCTGTGAATAAGGCGCATTAGAACCAGAGGAATTAAGAGAATGACAGAGCTCAAGAATGATCGCTTTCTGCGTGCACTACTCAAGCAGCCAGTGGATGTGACTCCGGTATGGATGATGCGCCAAGCCGGGCGCTATCTGCCTGAGTATCGTGCCAGCCGTCAGCGCGCGGGCGATTTTATGGGGCTCTGCACCAACCCCGAGATGGCGTGCGAGGTAACTTTGCAGCCCTTGGATCGCTACCCCGGGCTTGATGCAGCCATTCTTTTCTCTGACATTCTTACCATCCCCGATGCCATGGGCTTGGGGTTGTATTTTGAAACTGGCGAAGGCCCGAAATTTCACAAGGCGGTACGCACCGAGGCGGATGTCGATGCACTCAAGGTTATCAATCCCGAGCAGGATTTGCCCTACGTCGTCAATGCTGTCAAAACTATTCGTCGTGAACTGAATGGCCGCGTGCCATTGATCGGTTTTTCCGGCAGCCCTTGGACCTTGGCTACTTATATGATCGAAGGTGGTTCCAGCCGCGATTTTCGTCGCGCCAAAGAGATGCTCTACAATCAGCCGCAAGTGATGCATCGTTTACTGGATGTATTGGCTGACTCTGTCACTGTTTATCTGAATGCCCAGATTAAAGCGGGCGCACAAGCGGTACAGATTTTTGATACTTGGGGTGGTGCGTTATCCCATGCTGCCTACCAAGAGTTCTCGCTTAAGTACATGCAGAAAATCGTCTCTGGTTTGATTCGCGAAAATGAAGGTCGTCAGGTACCTGTGATCCTGTTCACCAAAGGGGGCGGGCAGTGGTTGGAGTTTATGGCAGCGACAGGGGCAACTGCATTGGGGCTTGATTGGACTACCGACATCGCCCAAGCTCGTGCCCGTGTGGGTAATCAAGTGGCGCTGCAGGGCAATATGGATCCCACTATTTTGTATGCGTCACCTGAACGTATCCGCGCTGAAGTGGGTAGTATTCTTGCTGCTTATGGCAGTGGCTCGGGACATGTATTCAATTTGGGGCATGGTATTACGCCCGAGGTTGATCCGGCGCATGCCGGGGCATTTATTGATGCAGTGCATGATTTATCAGCCGGTTTTCATCGCTAGTTTCCCTGTATGGGTTTTATTCAAGTGTGCTGTACCCCACCTTGCAGGATGATTTAGCTGCCTTTAGTCCTGCGGCTCTGGTGTGGCATCCATTTCTTGATTACACTCGATCAGGTTAGGGCTTTTCCAGAATGGGTGGGTATTCGCAATCAAGGGTTTGGTTGCGCCCCCTGCAATAACAACAGTGGATAACGGGCACCGAGTGGTGAGTGGGGATCAAGCGTGGGAATCAAGCAGGTTAAAGTTGACGTCAATGAGTTAACTATCGGCATGTATGTCTCGGGTTTGGATCGCCCTTGGTCGCAAACCCCATTTCCCCTGCAAGGCTTTTACTTGCGCGACCTCGGTGAAATCAATCAGCTCAAAGCCCTCTGTAATTACGTTTTTATCGATGTTGAAAAAGGCCGAGGCCCCATTGCCGCGAACCTTAAAACCATCGCTCCCTCCGCTAAGAAACCCAGTACCCGCGAGCGTGTCAGCTCATACAATGAATCCGTTGCGCCACTCAAAATCCAGCGTGGGTTGTATCGCGGTGTAGAGCCACTCCAGCGTGAGGTTAAAAAGGCTCGCCAGCTACATCAAAAAGTGTATGGCGCAGTCGTGGAGGTAATGGATCAGCTCGAAAAAAATCAGTTTGATGGTTTGGACTTGGGTGAAACCAAGCGGGTCGCGAGTGAGATGGTCGATAGCGTCTTGCGTAACCCGGATGCCTTGACTTGGCTCTCCCGTGTTCAGGAAAAAGATGAATACACCTACAGCCACGCAGTGCGTTCATCGGTATGGGCGATACTGTTTGGTCGCCACATCGGCCTACCCAAGCGTGACTTGGATG belongs to Cellvibrio sp. pealriver and includes:
- the gltB gene encoding glutamate synthase large subunit encodes the protein MTTGLYQIDEFKDNCGFGLIAHLKGKTSHRLLKTAIEALTCMTHRGGINADGKTGDGCGLLIQKPDSFLRAVAKEACGAELTAIYGVGSIMLSRDASVAESQRAILSEELAKQGLVVAGWREVPTDPECLGPIALKSLPAFNHVFVNNTDLPIEQVNAKLFVARRKAEIRLAGDKSFYVASLSTSILSYKGLMMPVDLPRFFSDLADERLETAICVFHQRFSTNTMPVWPLAQPFRMLAHNGEINTIVGNRNWSVARTPKFITPLLPELQELKPLVNRTGSDSSSLDNMLEILSLGGMELHRAIRMLVPPAWQNVENMDPDLRAFYEYNSMHIEPWDGPAGLVITDGRYAVCTLDRNGLRPSRWVITKDDMITVASEVGVYAYDPADVVAKGRLGPGQIMSIDTLTGTLHNTQDIDNQLKSSKPYKQWLKERALRIESTLNTDAKENGLEGIELKANMKMFQVSFEERDQLLRPLAEGGQEAVGSMGDDTPMAVLSRQQRSLYDYFRQQFAQVTNPPIDPLREAIVMSLETCLGRELSVYEEHADHADRVILSSPVLSPEKFRGLMALKRPGYEQQKFSLYYNPETTNLKTALGKLCDDVAAAVKSGKVLIVLSDAGFSKGQLPIHALLAVGAVHQHLTNVGLRCESNLIVETATARDPHQVAALIAYGATAVYPYLSYHVLNDLIETGELLSDVDSAYKNYRKGIDKGLLKILSKMGISTITSYRGAQLFEAIGLSEEVINTCFESTPSRIGGARFEDLEADQKIIAQTAWLERKPIVQGGLLKYVHGSEYHAYNPDVVQTLQKAVQSGNYALWRNYADIVNKRPVAMLRDLLAIREDVCTPVPLSEVEPIESVIKRFDSAGMSLGALSPEAHEALAEAMNRLGGRSNSGEGGEDPARYGTIKTSKIKQVASGRFGVTPAYLVNAEVLQIKVAQGAKPGEGGQLPGGKVNALIARLRHSVPGVTLISPPPHHDIYSIEDLAQLIYDLKQVNPDALVSVKLVSRPGVGTIAAGVAKAYADLITISGYDGGTAASPLTSIKYAGSPWELGLSETHQTLRANDLRDKVRVQTDGGLKTGLDVVKAAMLGAESFGFGTGPMVALGCKYLRICHLNNCATGVATQQDKLRQDHYIGTVEMAMNFFKFVAEETREWMARLGVRTLGELVGRVDLLKILEGETTKQQQLDLKPIIHTDDYLATKPQLCAVSKNEPFDKGETAEAMVKVLLPAIEAKTGGEFEFHITNCDRSIGARISGEIAKRYGNLGMNDKPIKLKLTGIAGQSFGVWNAGGLEMYLEGDANDYVGKGMAGGKLVIRPPRTSEFKSNKTSIMGNTCLYGATGGKLFAAGTAGERCGVRNSGAHVVVEGAGDHCCEYMTGGVVTVLGQTGVNFGAGMTGGFAYVLDEANDFVDRYNHELVDIHRINTEAVEAHRHHLRTVIEEFVQETESAWGQHLLDNFDDYIGKFWLVKPKAAAIGGLLNSFRKRGE
- a CDS encoding FAD-dependent oxidoreductase, translating into MMTRLNNDFQFLDVGRQDPAKKDIETRRRNFVEIYQPFAKEEVEGQAHRCLECGNPYCEWKCPVHNFIPNWLKLISEGNIFEAAELSHQTNSLPEVCGRVCPQDRLCEGACTLNDGFGAVTIGNAEKYITDTAFAMGWKPDMSKVVWTDKKVAIIGAGPAGIGCADILVRNGVKPVVFDKYPEIGGLLTFGIPEFKLEKSVMSRRREIFTEMGVEFRLSTEVGKDITMEELLRDYDAVFMGMGTYNYMKGGFPGEDLPGVYDALPFLISNVNRNLGFEKDPADFISVKGKRVVVLGGGDTAMDCNRTSIRQGASTVTCAYRRDEENMPGSKREVANAKEEGVQFLYNRQPVEVVGNGKVEGVKVVTTKMGEPDAKGRRSPVVIPGSEEILPADVVLIAFGFRPSPQPWFDTNGVKTNDWGGVIAPEHQQFKFQTTNPKVFAGGDMVRGSDLVVTAIWEGREAAQGILDYLQV
- the hemE gene encoding uroporphyrinogen decarboxylase, encoding MTELKNDRFLRALLKQPVDVTPVWMMRQAGRYLPEYRASRQRAGDFMGLCTNPEMACEVTLQPLDRYPGLDAAILFSDILTIPDAMGLGLYFETGEGPKFHKAVRTEADVDALKVINPEQDLPYVVNAVKTIRRELNGRVPLIGFSGSPWTLATYMIEGGSSRDFRRAKEMLYNQPQVMHRLLDVLADSVTVYLNAQIKAGAQAVQIFDTWGGALSHAAYQEFSLKYMQKIVSGLIRENEGRQVPVILFTKGGGQWLEFMAATGATALGLDWTTDIAQARARVGNQVALQGNMDPTILYASPERIRAEVGSILAAYGSGSGHVFNLGHGITPEVDPAHAGAFIDAVHDLSAGFHR